A stretch of the Nicotiana tabacum cultivar K326 chromosome 6, ASM71507v2, whole genome shotgun sequence genome encodes the following:
- the LOC107825569 gene encoding proline transporter 2-like isoform X1 — MNMGERGISDIETLQDSCMAFYILFRDDDEMKLPYFTAIAGLGCVLFAIAVPHLSSLRAWLAASTFFSLVYITITFVLSLKDGINAPPRGYGIPESKPSRAFAIIGATGSLVFAFNTGMVPEIQIFASPTYEFLDTKYGFKGSAVDFRNMVFRTIVRVGYLAITTFLSALLPFLGDFMSLTSAISTFPLTFILPNHMHLVAMKKQLSTLQKNWHWLNIVFFGFTSATVLVAAFRLIAVDSKTYNMFADL, encoded by the exons ATGAATATGGGGGAAAGAGGCATATCAGATATAGAGACCTTGCAGGATTCATGTATG GCTTTCTATATTCTCTTTAGAGATGATGATGAGATGAAGTTGCCGTACTTCACAGCAATCGCTGGATTGGGATGTGTTCTTTTTGCCATAGCTGTACCGCATTTGTCAAGTTTAAGGGCTTGGTTGGCGGCTTCAACATTCTTCAGTCTAGTGTATATCACTATAACCTTTGTTTTATCTCTTAAAGACG GAATCAATGCTCCACCTAGGGGCTATGGCATTCCAGAATCAAAACCAAGCAGAGCTTTTGCAATTATTGGTGCAACAGGAAGCCTTGTTTTTGCATTTAACACCGGAATGGTTCCAGAGATCCAG ATATTTGCAAGTCCAACATATGAATTCCTGGATACCAAATATGGATTCAAAGGAAGTGCAGTGGATTTTCGGAACATGGTATTCAGAACTATAGTCAGAGTTGGTTATCTAGCAATTACTACGTTCTTGTCGGCTCTGTTACCTTTCCTTGGAGATTTCATGAGCCTCACTAGTGCTATCAGCACATTTCCACTCACATTTATTCTCCCTAACCACATGCACCTTGTTGCCATGAAAAAGCAGTTGTCTACTCTACAAAAGAACTGGCATTGGCTTAATATTGTCTTCTTTGGTTTCACATCTGCAACCGTTTTAGTAGCTGCCTTCAGGCTCATTGCAGTGGATTCAAAAACTTACAATATGTTTGCAGATTTGTAA
- the LOC107825569 gene encoding putative proline transporter 2 isoform X2, which yields MNMGERGISDIETLQDSCMAFYILFRDDDEMKLPYFTAIAGLGCVLFAIAVPHLSSLRAWLAASTFFSLVYITITFVLSLKDGINAPPRGYGIPESKPSRAFAIIGATGSLVFAFNTGMVPEIQATLRAPVVDNMLKALYLQFTLGSVPVFAVTFVGYWAYGSSSSSYLLNNVSGPVWVKALANFAAFLQSIISLHANICKSNI from the exons ATGAATATGGGGGAAAGAGGCATATCAGATATAGAGACCTTGCAGGATTCATGTATG GCTTTCTATATTCTCTTTAGAGATGATGATGAGATGAAGTTGCCGTACTTCACAGCAATCGCTGGATTGGGATGTGTTCTTTTTGCCATAGCTGTACCGCATTTGTCAAGTTTAAGGGCTTGGTTGGCGGCTTCAACATTCTTCAGTCTAGTGTATATCACTATAACCTTTGTTTTATCTCTTAAAGACG GAATCAATGCTCCACCTAGGGGCTATGGCATTCCAGAATCAAAACCAAGCAGAGCTTTTGCAATTATTGGTGCAACAGGAAGCCTTGTTTTTGCATTTAACACCGGAATGGTTCCAGAGATCCAG GCTACTCTTAGAGCACCTGTTGTCGACAACATGTTGAAAGCCCTATATTTACAGTTTACTTTAGGCTCTGTGCCTGTTTTTGCCGTTACTTTTGTGGGGTATTGGGCTTATGGATCAAGCTCATCATCCTATTTGCTCAACAATGTCAGTGGCCCAGTTTGGGTGAAGGCACTAGCCAACTTTGCTGCTTTCTTGCAATCCATCATATCTTTACATGCAA ATATTTGCAAGTCCAACATATGA